The window CTGCCGGATGTCGTCGGCGGAGGGTGCCGCCTTGGTGCCGCTGTCGGCGCTCGCCGTGACGTTCGCGGAGAGGGGTGCCGCGAGGGCCAGGGCGAGGAGGGTGGCGAGCGCGGCGGTGCGTCTGCCGCTGCGGGCGCCTGAGCCTCGTATGCGAAGTCGCATGAATTCTCCTTGTGTCTCCAGGACTTCCGGGATCTCCGGAAGGTGGGGAGTGGAGCAGGGGGGTGGTTCAGCGACGTACTCGTGCGGGTGGCGCTCAATCGTCCGCGCGTGGCATGAGCAGGTCAAGAGCGAATACGGCCGCGATGGCGCGAACTGTTCCAGGGGTGAGGGCCGCGCAGTGTACGCGTGCGGGCGGCAAGTGACACCGGCCTGGCGGAAGGTGCACTCGGGCGTGTGAGCTTCGTGTGCGTGTCCGGGGTGGGGCGGGGGACAGTGAGGGTCCGCGGGCTAGAGGAGCGCCGCACTCCGGGTCGCTTCTCGGGCCACATCCCAGAGGACTGGACTGGCTGATCATGGGCGGATCAGCGCCACGGCAAGGCGACCAGGGGTCGGCCGAGTCGACCAGCTTCGTCGACCGGCGCACCGAACTGGCCTTCGGGCGCAGGTTGTTGGCCGGATCACGACTGGTCACGCTGACTGGCCCGGGCGGCGTCGGCAAGACCCGCCTCGCCGCGCGCCTCGCGGACCGGGTCCGCCGTACCTTCCCGGACGGCGTCCGCTTCGTTCATCTGTCGGGGCTCGACGACCCGGCCCTCGTCCCCCTCGCCGCAGCCGACGCGCTGGGCCTGCACGACCACACCGACCGGCCCCCACTGGACGCGCTCGCCGAGCGGCTGGGGGACCGGCGGCTGCTCCTCGTCGTCGACAACTGCGAGCATCTGCTGACGGCTTGCGCGGAACTGACCGCGGCCCTGCTGGACGGCACCCCTCAGGTACGGGTCCTGGCGACGAGCCGACACCGGCTGGGTCTGACGGGGGAACACCTGCTGGAGCTACGGCCCTTGCCGGTCCCCGACCCGGACGGTGACCTCTCCGACGCCGACCGCCATCCCGCGCTCGCCCTGTTCGCCGACCGGGCCGCCGCCGTGGTCCCCGGTTTCCGGCTGACCCCGGACAACCGGGCGTCCGTGGCCCGTCTGTGCCGCCGCCTGGACGGACTTCCGCTCGCCATCGAACTCGCGGCGGGGCGGCTGCGGGACCTGGGTCTCGATCAGCTGATGGAGGATCTGGACAACCTGGACGACCATCACGAGCTGCGCGCGACGGTCGACTGGAGCCATGAACTCTGCACGGAACAGGAGCAGTTGACCTGGGCCCGGGCCTCGGTCCTGGCGGGCGGCTTCGACCTGGAGACGGCGGAGGCGGTGTGCGCGGACGGGGAACGGCTGCGCGGGGCGGACGTCGTGGCGGCGGTCACGGGGCTGGTGGACAAGTCGGTACTGACCAGCGAGCCGGCGTCCGGCGTCGTGCGCTACCGCCTCCTCGACACTCTCCGCCACTACGGCCTCGACCGCCTACGCGCCCAGCCCGGCGAGGAGATCGCCGTCCGGCGCCGCCAGCGGGACTGGATGCAGCGACGCGCAAGCGCCGACGAACAAGCCTGGTTCGGCCCGGGCCAACGAGAGATCGTCGCCCGCCTCCGAGCCGACCAGGACAACCTGCGAGCGGCCCTCGACTTCGGCCTTACGGCACGACGGGGGGAGGGGCTCGCGGCGCTGGGAGAGGGGCTCGCGGTGCCGGGCGAGTGCGGTGTCGTGCCGACCGGGTGCTCGGCCGCGCCCGGCGGGTGTCCTGCGGTATCGCGGGAGTGCTCTGCCGCGCCCGGCGAGTTTCCCTCCGTCACGGGCGGGCCTGCGGCGGCACCGGCCGAGCGCTCCGCCGCGTCCGGCGACCATCAGGTCACCTCCGACGACCGGCTCGCGGGACGGGGTGAGTGCGGTGTCGTGCCGGGCGGGTGCTTTGCCGCGCCCGGCATGCGTCCTGCGGTATCGCGGGAGTGCTCTGCCGGGCCCGGCGAGTTCCCCTCCGTCACGGGCGGGCCTGCGGCGGCACCGGCCGAGCGCTCCGCCGCGTCCGGCGACCATCAGGTCACCTCCGACGACCGGCTCGCGGGACGGGGTGAGTGCGGCGTCGTGCCGGGCGGGTGTCCTGCGGTATCGCGGGAGTGCTCTGCCGCGCCCGGCGAGTTCCCCTCCGTCACGGGCGGGCCTGCGGCCACACCGGCCGAGCCCTCCGCCGCGCCTGACGACCATCCGGCGGCACCGGCCAAGCCCTCCGCCGCGTCCGGCGACCATCCGGCGACACCGGCCCACCCCTCCGCCGCGCCCCCCGACCATCCAGCCACCCCCGACGACCGCCTCGCCGCCCTCCGCCTAGCCGGCACCCTCTGGTTCTACTGGCATGCCTGTGGCGCCCCCCGAGAGGGCCGTCACTGGCTGGAGCGGGCCCTCGACGCGAACCCCGAGCCCACGCCCGAGCGGGCCCGTGCCCTCT of the Streptomyces sp. NBC_00287 genome contains:
- a CDS encoding LuxR C-terminal-related transcriptional regulator, encoding MGGSAPRQGDQGSAESTSFVDRRTELAFGRRLLAGSRLVTLTGPGGVGKTRLAARLADRVRRTFPDGVRFVHLSGLDDPALVPLAAADALGLHDHTDRPPLDALAERLGDRRLLLVVDNCEHLLTACAELTAALLDGTPQVRVLATSRHRLGLTGEHLLELRPLPVPDPDGDLSDADRHPALALFADRAAAVVPGFRLTPDNRASVARLCRRLDGLPLAIELAAGRLRDLGLDQLMEDLDNLDDHHELRATVDWSHELCTEQEQLTWARASVLAGGFDLETAEAVCADGERLRGADVVAAVTGLVDKSVLTSEPASGVVRYRLLDTLRHYGLDRLRAQPGEEIAVRRRQRDWMQRRASADEQAWFGPGQREIVARLRADQDNLRAALDFGLTARRGEGLAALGEGLAVPGECGVVPTGCSAAPGGCPAVSRECSAAPGEFPSVTGGPAAAPAERSAASGDHQVTSDDRLAGRGECGVVPGGCFAAPGMRPAVSRECSAGPGEFPSVTGGPAAAPAERSAASGDHQVTSDDRLAGRGECGVVPGGCPAVSRECSAAPGEFPSVTGGPAATPAEPSAAPDDHPAAPAKPSAASGDHPATPAHPSAAPPDHPATPDDRLAALRLAGTLWFYWHACGAPREGRHWLERALDANPEPTPERARALWIAGLLAAVTRDLVHGRRLAEEARALAHSLGDEAEVAHADYVFGVITLFLDDLPTALTHFEAARARGRVPGQHLSLVGLDRVELACALGFLGEAERAVAVCEEARLLCERHGEEWVHSYVLRMLALAHTVQRDWPAAERHARHALRLKLAVHDVTGIALTLDLLARIATETGAHDHAALVLGGADRVWSNIDRDRWGSAALNKTRRDSERRAREALGEAAYERAYRHGGELELTELVGRALEERRGAREHAGGPKGCHLTPRESQVADLVAQGLANHQIADRLVIARRTAEGHVERILGKLGLNNRSQLAAWVTARR